In Fibrobacter sp. UWP2, the sequence CCTCGGCGGCAAATACAACAGCTTCCGAGTGTCCGTAGGTTTGGACGACGAATCGCTCTGCAGCGAAGGCGTGTACGTCGAGATCCTGGGCGACGGAAAGACCCTCGCGCAAACGCCGGTGTTCCGCAACGGCGAGATCCACACGCTCACCGCCAGCACCGCGGGCGTGCAAAAGCTTGCGCTCAAAGCCCTGCCCAAGGCCGGCATCGACTGCAGCCACGTGGACTTTGTGAACGGCGCTCTCATTCCCTAAGCGGCTACGCCGCAATGTGAAGTATTCTTATTTACTATAATTATCCATATGCTCTTATCCGTAATCATTCCCGTTTTTAACGAAGAAGAAATCGTTGCCGAAACGTACCGCGTCCTCGAGGAGGAACTCAAGGAATACGAGCACGAACTCATTTTCGTGAACGACGGTTCCAAGGACCGCACCCGCGAAATCGTCGAGGGCCTGCTTCCGGGCAACCCGAACAACAAGATTATCAACTTCAGCCGTAACTTTGGCCACCAGGCCGCCTTCAGCGCGGGCCTCGACCATGCCACCGGCGATGCGGTGGTGATTATCGACGGCGACCTGCAAGACCCGCCGAGCCTCATCCACGAGATGATGGTCAAGTGGCGCGAGGGCTACCAGGTCGTGTACGCGCAGCGCAACAAGCGCAAGGGCGAAACCATCTTCAAGCGCTTCACCGCGTTCTGCTTCTACCGCCTTATCGGCAAGCTCACGAGCATCGACATTCCGCCCGATACCGGCGACTACCGCCTCATGGACCGCTGCGTGGTGGACCAGCTCAAGAACCTGCCGGAACGCAGCCGCTTTTTGCGCGGGCTCGTGTGCTGGGTAGGCTTCAAGAAGATTGGCGTCAAGTACGACCGCGCAGAACGCACCGCGGGCACCTCCAAGTACCCGCTCAAGAAGATGATGCGGCTCGCCTTCGACGGCATTACCGGATTCAGTTCCGCACCGCTCAAGGTCAGTTTCTACATGGGATTCTTCGCGACCCTCGTCGGCCTCGGCGTGCTCGTGTGGTCCATCCTCGAGAAGTTCCTCTCCCCCGCCACGACCGTGCCGGGCTGGGCATCGCTCATGACGGCCATCGTGTTCTTTGCCGGCGTGCAACTCATGTCAATCGGGATTCTCGGCGAATACATCGGCCGCATCTACGACGAAGTCAAGCAACGCCCGCTGTACATCGAAGACAAGAACAAGTAAGCATTACAAAAAAAACGGCTGCGAGGCCGTTTTTTTTATTGTATTTCTACAAGGAAATCTGTTTTATTCCGCATCCTTCAGGCAGCGGACGGAGACAGCTTCTTCTTCAACGCCATCGGGAAAAGCTGCACTCGGCAAGCTATAGACAAAATTAACAATGTACGTACAACCAGAGCAACCACTCGTTTTAGACGTCGTCGAGCTCAAAAACCAAGCATTCTGCTCCCTTCCATCAAACCCCCCAGCAACTCTTCGTCCTCCCGGGAGCGCCGAGAAACCATAGTCATCAGTACCGCGGCTGTCAACATCATCATAATAATAATCATCTTCTTTCCAATCTGATTTCGACTTAAGATGGATGGCAGCAGAGTCTTTCCCCTCCACCGCATCAAATAATGTTAGCCATTCATCATAGCTCGGCACGTGCCAGCCTCCGGGGCAAACACCACCTGCCATCTCAAGTGTTTTCCTTATTTTATAAAGACGACCGTACGTTTCACAATACTTATTAGTCGTCTGGGCATTATTTTCACCATAGCAATAGCTGTCGTCCGTCTTGTAATTCAGATTCTGCGCCATCCAGGTCTGGTCGCCAATCTTGACCTTTCTGTACGTCTTGCCATCGCGGTTATCAACGAAGTAATTTTCATCCAAAATGCAGCGGACGGAAAGAGCATAGTAATTTTTTCCAATCACAGAATATTTGGACATCGATGCAGAATCGACAGTATACTCCAATTTTAAACCATACGCGGAGTCAGATCCGAATTCTGTTTGACTCCAGAAATGGGCCGCGCCTTCTAAACCATAGTATTCACCATCACCCGAATAATTACTCCAATAGCCAGCAGGCAGTGCCGAAAAGCCATACTCATCCGTTCCATCACCATCATTCTTCCAGCCGGAGTTCGTCTTGAGAGCCTTGCCCGCTTGTTTCGCACTACCACCACCCACAGATGAAATCAACTGTTCCCATTCATCTTTACTTGGCAAACTCCAGCCTTCGGGACAAAGATTTTTCGCATCATCCCACCTGTAAAGATGACCATATGTTGCGCAATTTTCATGAATGCCGCCAGGGCACAAAATCCCCCCCCCTTTAGCCATATTTTCCGCCATCCAGGTCCGGTTACCGATTTCTACCGTCCTGTACGAAAAAGCAAAAGTACTTGGATCGGTCATTTTTCCATAGCTTATTCCTGAAGGAGGAACGTAGCTAGAAGACGGTTCCGCAGAACTGCTGCTCAATTTCACAGAACTACTGGACGAAGGCTCACCCTTTATGCAACGGACTGAACGACGACTCGCTATAAGATTTCCATCAATAGTTGGATAAGAGTCATCCCAATACATTCCCACAGACCACGCATCATAGCTGTTTTTCACTTCGCTCGTCCAGAAAGCAGCATCAATCTCTTTGCCCGCATACTTCACGTCAGATCCTGTATCCGAGCCTCCTGCAGCAAACGCAGAAAAGCCAAATTTATCATCTCCATTGCCATCGCTAGTCCAGCCTGACGTTGCTTTGAGGTGTGTAGCCGCAGTTGCCTTTCCACCCACCGACTCAAACAAAATGCTCCAATCGGTCGTATCCGGCAAGCGCCAACCTTCGGGGCAAACTTTCATAGCAGCATCCCACGAATAAAGGCGACCGTACATATCACAGTACTTGCTAGAATCTCTATAACAGGCGCTACCATCCACTTTGGCGTTCATATTTTCAGCCATCCATTCCTGGTCACCGATTTTGACTGTCCTGTACTTTTGCCCGTTGTAATCCAGCGTGTCGTAATTCGGCCCCGAAGGCGGGGTGTATGGAAGTATTGAAGAAGACGAAGACTCCACCGAGCTGCTTGATTCCGCAGAACTACTGGGCTGTTCTCCAGAGCTCTGGGTCGGGACGGTTCCAGAAGACAGCGGTTCAGCACCGCTCGATGTCGGAACAGTTCCAGAAGACAGCGGTTCGGCACCGCTAGATGCAGGAACAGTGCCAGAAGACAGAGGGTCGGCACCACTCGACACAGATGCAGAAGACGCGGGTGTCGTGCCGTGCGAACTCCCAGGATCAACGCCGCTGGACAATTCCGGGTTTTCAATGTCGCCGTATTCCAACGCAGCGAAGTTGTTGTCGAACTCTTCCTGGTAATCGGTACAGGCCGTAAGGAACGTCATGACAAGCGCCACAAGCGCACCTACAAGACGTATGGATCCTTCGACTCCACGCCTTACGGCGTTACGCTCAGGATGACACTTCCCTAATTCCGAATTCCTAATTCCTAATTCCGAATTCATGTCGTCCCCTCCTAAAAAGCGATACTCAGGCCAAGCCCGATGCCGCCCAAAATTGCAATGCCAATACCTGCCGCGCGCACCTTCTGGTACTTGCCGATGTCATCATGCCGATTGTTGAATTCTTCCTGCGAAGAAGGCTGCTTCGTACTTTCGTCCTTCGCCTTCTTGTTGTAGATGACAGCAAGCGTCGAACCTGCGATGAGAGTCGCCGCCGAAATCCCGATAAGCACCCAGTGCGGGCCGTCCGATTTTTTCGCCTCGGGCAGGCCGTTGTCCACCTTGTCGCCCGCCTGCGGGGCAGTTTCTGCTACCGGAGCAGCGTTGGGCTCCGTTCCCGATGCGGCCACCACCTCGGACGCAACCGTCTTCGTGTTCATCTTGGGCATCGCCTTGATGGCCGTAGAATCGCGGCCCCAAATCCAGCGGCCCACGAGGTCGTTGCTCGCCTTCTCGAACTCCACACGGCCCTTGTAGGTGGCCATCTCGCCGTCGCGTCCCTTCGGGAACTGCACGGACTTGTCCTTCATGTCCACCAGCAGGTGCGCATTCTCCTTGCCCGAAGGAATCTGCGTCACGTTGAAGAGTTCGGCGCCGCTCAGGTAGTACGCGCCCGCCACCGGCCTGTTCAAGTCCAGGTAGAGCGAAAGGTCGCTCGTATCGAGAACCACCTTCAGGTTCGTCTTCGTGTTTAAAAGCGAGTCGTTCATGTGGTCGAGAGCCTGCACAAAGAGCGGAGCAAACTCGTCACCCGACTTGCGCAGCACAATGTCACCGCACTTCGAGAGCCAGAGTTCGGTAAAATGCTTCTGCTGGTCCATGCGGCGTCCGTCATAGCGCAGCTTGAAGTTGTAAGACGCATCGAACGCTCCCGCATGCGAGAGCGGTTCCAGGTCCACGCCGCCCTCGATTTTCAGGAGGTTCTCCTTGGAGGCGATAATGCGGGAAAAAGCGTCGGTACAAGCGTCAATCTGCTGCGTGCGCTGTTCCAGGTCGTTCGCCATAGTCACCACACCCAGGCGCAGCTCGCCGGTCACTTCCATATAGCGCGATTCGAATTCGGGGAGTTCCACGGCATAGAAGTGTCCGCACTCCTCGTCGAGCACGTCATTGATGGATACCATGCTACACCGGTCGTTCATTTTCGCGATGCGGTTCGCACGGGTAATCAAGGAATCCACCTCGGGGTTATCGCTCCCGATGCCCGCCTTCAACTGCTGCAAGTCGGCCTGTATCGCCTGGAATTCGGAGGCGTCCTTCACAAAGATAGATACCGTCGGGTCGGCAAAGGCCATGCCCGCAAGGCTGGCGCACGTCAACAAAAAAAGAGATAAATAACGTTTCATGCTCTCTCCCTAATCCCCACACACCAGATATTGCAAAATATAGAAACGTATTGTCAGGTTTTTAACAACTTAGTGAAAGCATTTGAGTAAAATCACATTCTGGCCTTCGCATTCCGTTTTACAGGCAGAAAAAGCCCCTTCGCAAGCCAGTACGCCCCCTTTTAGTATATTTGTCCGTATGAAGAACAAGCTTTTCGTGATGAGCGCCGCGAGCGGCGCAGGCAAGACCACCCTCAAGGACAAGGTCATCGGGGAATTCCCCGACATCGTGTATTCCATTTCGGCCACTACGCGGAGTCCCCGTGAAGGCGAGGTAAACGGCGTACACTACTTCTTCAAGACTAAGGAAGAATTCGAGCAGATGATCAAGGACGATGCGCTGGTGGAATACAACCTAGTGCACGGCAACTACTACGGCACCCCCAAGTTCTTCGTGGAAGACATGCTCAAGCAGGGCAAGCGCGTGCTGTTTGACCTCGACGTGTTCGGCAAGGTGAACTTCGACAAGGTCTACCCCGACGCAACGGGCATCCTCATCCTCCCGCCGAGCGAAGAAGAACTAGAACGCAGGCTCCGCGGTCGCGGCACAGACTCCGAAGAAGTCATCCAAACGCGCCTCCACAACGCCAAAAAAGAGATGGAATTCGCCAAGACCAAGGGCAAGTACGAATACACCATCGTGAACGACGACCTCGAAAAGGCCGCCGACGAACTGCGTGCTATTTTGAAAAAAGCCTAGGACGCACCGCCTTCTGTCGTTGCGTGAGCCGCAATCTTGTAGATGGCGGTTACATCGGCGCGCTTGAGCGGCAAAAAGCCCCAGCCATCACCCGGGTTCAGTTTATCGACGAGCGTCGGGATGTCCTCCTCCTTCGCGCCAAGTTCCTCAAAGTTGATGGGCATGCCAATGCTCTTGAGGAACTTGCGGAAGCGGCAAATGCCCTCCTTCGCAGTCGCCTCGGGATTCTCGAAATCCATCTCGACGCCAAACACGCGAGTCGCCATCTGGGCAAAGCGCATCACGTTGTGGTGCATCACGTATTCCATCCACGCAGGCATAATCACCGCAAGGCCCGCGCCATGGGCGCAGTCGTACATGCCCGAAAGTTCGTGCTCAATAGCGTGGCTGTTCCAGTCCTGGCTGCGGCCGCACCCAATGATGTCGTTGTGCGCAACCGTGCCCGCCCACATGATGTTCGCACGCGCCTCGTAGTTGTTCGGGTCGGCAATCACGCGCGGCCCTTCCTTGAGCATCGTCAAAAGCAAACCTTCGCAAAGGCGGTCGCCCACTTCGACCTCGGGCGTGTTCGTAAAGTAGCGTTCAAAAATGTGCGCCATGATGTCGGTGATGCCGCAAGCCGTCTGGTAAGCCGGAAGCGTGCAGAGCAGGGCGGGATTCTCGATGGCAAAACGCGGACGGATGAGGTCCGTGCCAATGTCCCTCTTGAGGCCGCCCTCGACCTTCGTCACAACAGAGGCGCCACTGCCTTCGCTACCCGCGGCAGCGATTGTCAAGACCACGCCCACCGGGAGGGCTCGCTTGATTTCGGCCTTGCGGCAATAAAAATCCCAAAAGTCGCCGTCGTAGAGGCTCCCCACCGCAATCGCTTTAGAGCTATCGATTGTGGAGCCGCCGCCCACGGCAAGGATAAAGTCCACGCCCGTCTTTTTCACGAGCTCAATGCCTTCGTAAATCTTGGTGTCCTTCGGGTTCGGCTGCACGCCGCCCAGTTCAAAGTGCCCAATACCCTCGACGTCAAGGCTCGCTTTCACGCGGTCAATGAGTCCGCTTTTCAAAGCGGACTTTCCACCGTAGTGGATGAGCACGCGGGTGCCGCCGAATTTTTTCACATACTTGCCGACCTCGTTTTCGCGATCCTTGCCAAAAACAAATTCCGTGGGGCTGTAAAAGTTGAAAGATTCCATTTTTCATCCTTTTTTGGGCGTCGGGCACATGCCCCGCCTTGGGCTATGCAAAAAAAATACAAGAAAAAAGAGCCAGGCGACCCATTTTGTACTAAAAATCCGTTCACAACGGAAAACAGGCGGGTTTTTAGTCGATTTCGACCTTGATGTCGACCCCAGGGGCCCAAGGCTTGGGGCTGTTCACCACGGGGTGGAGCAAATGCCGAACCGCCGCGAGGTTCGCAGCCTTAATGTACAGCTTGACCCAATGCACGTTTTGCACCATGCTCACAAAGGCGTCTACCGGGCCCAGCACCATGAGGGATTTTTCGGCACGGCACAGCGATTCGACACGGGCGACGGCCGCGCGCAAAAGATTCTCGTCGCGGGAGCCAAACGAGACCTCGACCAGCTTGCAAAACGGCGGGTAGTTGGCGTCGCGGCGGTCGTCCATCTCGTGGGCGGCAAAACCGGCGTAGTCGTGATGCAACGCGAACTGCATCACAGGCTCACTCGGGTTGAGCGTCTGGATCACGACCTTACCGCCGCCGCTCACGCGACCAGCACGGCCCGCCGTTTGACTCAGCAACTGGAACAGGCGTTCGGTATTGCGAAAATCGGGCATGCCGAGCCCGCTGTCGGCACCCACGACGCCCACCAGGCGCACTCCCGGAAAGTCGTGCCCCTTGGCGACCATCTGCGTGCCGAGCAAAATATTGTGTTCGCGGTCGCGAAAACTGTCGAGGATCTTGTCGATGGAGCCCACGTTTTGCGTGGTGTCGCGGTCCATACGCACGATTTTTGCCCCAGGGACCCATTCCGTAATTTCTTCTTCAAGCTTTTCAATGGCGCCACCCACAAACTCATACGTGGCGGCACCGCACTTGCCGCACGGCGTATCGACAGGGTACAGCATGCCGCAATAGTGGCAAAGCAGCGAACGGTACTGCTTATGATAAACCAACGGCACATGGCAATGCCTGCAGTAAAGCGTCTCGCCGCACTCCGTGCACACGCGGATTTTGGAATAGCCGCGGCGGTTCATCAGCACAATCGCCTGCTCGCCCGAGGCGATGCACGCCACCAGGGATTCGCGCAGTTCCGGCGACATCAAAATGCCCTTTTGCTGCCGCACCGCCCCCATGTCCACAATCTGCACGTCAGGGAGCGGGGCCGCGGTGGCGCGATGTTCGAGCCGCAAGTACTTCAGGTTCCTGCTCATCGCATTGTGGAACGTCTCAAGACAGGGGGTCGCACTCCCCAAAACCACGAGCGCCCCGTATTTGTGCGCCAGGTGGAAGGCAAGTTCCCGCGTGTGGTAACGCGGCGCAGGATCCTGCTGTTTAAAGGAACTGTCGTGTTCCTCGTCCAATATCACAACGTCAAACCGAAACGGCGCCAAAATCGCACTGCGCGTGCCGAGCACCACCTGCGCCTCGCCCTTGAGCACGGCAACGTAAGCGGCCCGCTTTTTTGGAGCCGAGAGCGCCGAATGCAGCACATGCACCGGCACCTGCAAAAAATCCTCGAACCGCTTGGAGGTTTGCGGCGTAAGCCCAATCTCGGGGACCAGAATCAAAACGCGAAGCCCGCGCCTAAGCGCCTCGTAAGCAAGTTCCTGGTACACGCGCGTTTTGCCGGAACCCGTGACGCCGTGTAACAGCGCCCCCCTGAATCCCGTGCCGTCCAAGTCGGCCACCAGCGAATCCAAGGCCGACTGCTGCTCGCCTGTCAACGGAGGTACTTCGGGTTTAGCCGGTTGCTTGACCCGGGGGAGATCCTCTACCGCGACCGCATCCAAATACTTCTCGAAATCCGCCGGCCAAAAAACGTTCAGCGCCTTCATGGGCGTGCTCACGTAATACCGTGCAGTCCACTCGAGCGCCTCCATGTAGCGTTCGTCAAAAACGTAACCCGAGGCATGTGGGTAGGCACACCGCACGTCAAATTCGGGGCGTTCCACCATTTTAGAGACCACCGCCAGGGCGGGCTTTTTGCGGGTCGCGAATTGCACCCACACCACGCTCCCGCGGCCGATTTTCACCCCCTCGGGCAAGTCCAGAGGCACCCCGTAGGTATACACCGAGGGCGCCAGCGGGATGTAAACCTCGCAGAACTCACGAAGTTCCGCCGCCTTGCATTTTAGGCGAATTTGCTCGGGAGCCTCGGTTTTGGGGATGCGTTTTGCCATATCAGGGGTAAAGATAGGTATTCCACACCCATTTTCTGCCCGTATTATTGCCAAAAACCGCTTATTTTTTTACACCGCTTTAAATCTTTTTAGTTAGATTATCATATACCGACCCCCACAAAGGGCCGTATAACTAATTGGAGAAATTATGAGCTTATTGGATGCATTTAAACCGAAATGGCAAAATTCCAACCCCGAAAAGCGCCTCGAGGCCATTGAAGAGTTGGATCCTCGCGAGCAGAGCACTCTGGAACGCATTGCCCTTTCCGATGAAGATAGTGAAGTGAGGACTGCCGCCGTCAAAAAACTGACCCTGGTCGAATCGCTTCACAGTATTTCGAAAAACGACGCCGAAGCCGGCATCCGCCGCCTCGCCGAAAACCGTTATTTGGAAGAAGCCACCAAAAAGCTCAAGAACTACCGTGAACCCTCCAACGACGAAGTTCAAGTTTATATCAACGACCTCAAGGACAGCCGCTATGCCGAGGACCTAGTCAAAGCCATGCCCAGTTCCGAACTGCGCATGCAGCTGGTCAAAAGCACCGGCAAGGCAAACGTGCTCGCCGTGGCAGCCAACAGGGACCCCAAGGAAGAAATCGCGAAGACCGCCGTCGACCGCATTGACTCCGAATCCCTGCTCACCGACATTTCCAAGAACTCCAAGCATTCCAGCATCCGTAAAATTGCAGCCGAAAAGCTCCGCGCCATGCGCGACGCCGCTGACGGCGGCAAAAAGGCGGCCGCTCTCCTCATTAGCAAACGCGAAGCCCTGATCCAGCAGGCGCACCACCTGGCAGCCCAAAAGGACCCGCTCGCGGTCAAGACCCAGTTCGAGGACCTCATGGTCGAAGCCTCCGTGCTCGGCATGGGCCCGGCACAAGCCACCCTGGACGAAGTCTACGCCAGTTTCCAAAAGTTCTGCAACGAGGCCGACGCAGCCCGTATTGCCGCCCAGAAGGCGGAAGCCGAAAAGCAAGCCGTCAAGGCCCACCTTGCCGAGACGCTCGCTGAACTCGAGAACATTCTGTTCGAGGGCAAGGCGCAGCAGCAAGAGGACCGCGTAAGGGAAATCATCGCCGAATGGGCCGAAAAGAAGTCCATCATGGACGCCACCGATGTCAAGCGCTTTAACCAGGCTTTCTTCAAGGTCCAGGACGTCAAGAAAAAAGAGGCCCCCGCCGAAGAAGATTCCGAAGAGGCAAAGCCCGAGGAAGCCGCCCGTCCTGAACTGCTGGAACGGCTCCAGGCGCTGGCCGACACCGACGCCAACGAGACTACCTCGAAGCATTTGCACGCCATTGTGCGCGAATGGGAAAAGCTCCCGCTCCTCGAGGGCGAAGACCCCATGCTGCAAAACTACAACAGTCTGCGCAACAAGCTGAGCGAAAAGATCAGCTCCTTCAACGACAACGCCCAAAAGATTTTCGAAGAAAAGTCCGCCAAACTCAAGGCGCTCATCGAACGCGTCAAGGGCTTTGACGAAAACGAAGACTTCAAGGAACTGAGCCTCAAGCTCCGCAACGCCTACAACGAATGGAAGGAAATCGTCGGCGAGCAAAAGTTCAAGTTCCACGACCTGTGGCTCGAATACAAGGCTGCCACCGAGCGCTTCCAAGAAATGCGCCAGTGGGAATCGTGGCACAACGAAAACGACCGTGCCACCATCCTTGAAGACATGGAAGCCCTCTCCAGGGAACCCGGCAGCCAGGAAGTTTTGAACAAGCTCAAGGAACTGGGCAACAAGTGGAAGAACTGCGGCCCGACTTCGGCGACCAAGTTCGTGGAATTCCGCGAAAAGTTCCAAACGTTCTTTGACAAGATCCGCGAAAACTGCGCCCCGTTCATCGAGGAACAGCTCGCCGAGCGTCAAAAGAACCTCGAGAGCAAGCTGGCCCTCTGCCAAAAGGTCGAGGAACTCGTCGCCAACACCGAGATGTTCTGGAAAGACAAGTTCAAGGCCATGCAAGAGGTCCAGGAGAGCTGGAAGTCCATTGGCATGGTGCCCAAAGAAAGCCTGAACGCCCTGATGGAACGCTTCAAGGCGGCCACAAACGCCTTCTATGCCCAGCACAAAGAAAATCAAAAGCAAGAGGACGCCAACCGCGAAGCCAACTACGAAAAGAAGGTCAAGCTATGCGAAGAGGCCGAAGCCCTCACCAATTCCACCGACTGGAACGCCACGTCGAACAAGCTCAAGCAATTGCAAGAAGCCTGGAAGACGAGCGGCCCTGTGCCCAAAAGCAAGTCCGACGAAATCTGGACCCGCTTCCGCACCGCCTGTGACGCCTTCTTTGAAAAGAAGCGCAGCCACTTTGTGGAGATGGACGCCGCCAAGCAGGAGAACCTCGCCAAGAAGACTTCCCTCTGCGAAAAGCTTGAAGCCCTCGACCTGAACAACATCACCAACGAGGTGGTGGAAGTGGTCAAGGCGATTGAGGCTGAATGGAAGACCATCGGCATGGTGCCGAAGGAATCCATGGAGGCCATCAACGACCGCTTTAGCGAGACCATCAACCAATTCCTCGGTCGTTGTGCCGACATTGACGAGAACCTCCGCAAGCAACTGGAGGCCATCAAAAAGCAAAAGCAGAACATGATCGAAAAGGTCAAGCAGTTCGCCGAGAGCGCCGGCAGCAACCAGCTCGCCGATGCGGTGCGCGACTTGCAAAAGGATTGGCGCGCCCTCGGTTCTTGCGGCGTCGACGATTTGCTTTTGTACAAAAATTTCCGCGAAGTCTGTGACGACTTCTTTACCCGCCGTCGTGACCAGCTCGACATTCAGGAACAGGCCCGCCAGAACAACCTCCAAAAGAAGGTGCTGCTCTGCGAACAGGCCGAAGACCTGCTGACCGACCTGAGCGAAGCGACCGTGGGTGGAGCGATGAACAAGGTCAAGCACCTCCGCCGCTTGTGGAAAGAGGTGGGTGCTGTACCGCGTGAGCACTCCGACAAAATCTGGAAACGCTTCAACAGCGCCTGCGACCAGGTGTTCGCCTTTGGCCGCAAGGACGAACCCAAGGCCGACGCGCCTCAAGCATGATGTACCCTCCCTGGACAAGTGTCGGGGAAGCAGCAAAACTCCTGAAAGCCGGGGAAGTCGTCGCGATCCCGACCGAGACCGTGTATGGCCTTGCGGGCAACGCGTTTGAGCCCAAGGCCCTCGCCAAGATTTTTGCCGCCAAGGAACGCCCGACGTTCGACCCGCTGATTGTACACATAGCCGACATCGCGACACTTGCCGATGTGGCAAAGGACATCCCCGACAGCGCCTACAAGCTTGCCGAGGCCTACTGGCCTGGGCCCATGACCTTGATTCTCCCTAAAAAGGATTGCATTCCGGACCTTTGCACCAGCGGGCTTCAGTCTGTTGCGGTCCGATTCCCGAGCCACCCCGTGGCGCAGGCGATTATCAAGGAGTCGGGACTGCCGCTGGCCGCCCCGAGCGCG encodes:
- the gmk gene encoding guanylate kinase, with amino-acid sequence MKNKLFVMSAASGAGKTTLKDKVIGEFPDIVYSISATTRSPREGEVNGVHYFFKTKEEFEQMIKDDALVEYNLVHGNYYGTPKFFVEDMLKQGKRVLFDLDVFGKVNFDKVYPDATGILILPPSEEELERRLRGRGTDSEEVIQTRLHNAKKEMEFAKTKGKYEYTIVNDDLEKAADELRAILKKA
- the priA gene encoding primosomal protein N', with the protein product MAKRIPKTEAPEQIRLKCKAAELREFCEVYIPLAPSVYTYGVPLDLPEGVKIGRGSVVWVQFATRKKPALAVVSKMVERPEFDVRCAYPHASGYVFDERYMEALEWTARYYVSTPMKALNVFWPADFEKYLDAVAVEDLPRVKQPAKPEVPPLTGEQQSALDSLVADLDGTGFRGALLHGVTGSGKTRVYQELAYEALRRGLRVLILVPEIGLTPQTSKRFEDFLQVPVHVLHSALSAPKKRAAYVAVLKGEAQVVLGTRSAILAPFRFDVVILDEEHDSSFKQQDPAPRYHTRELAFHLAHKYGALVVLGSATPCLETFHNAMSRNLKYLRLEHRATAAPLPDVQIVDMGAVRQQKGILMSPELRESLVACIASGEQAIVLMNRRGYSKIRVCTECGETLYCRHCHVPLVYHKQYRSLLCHYCGMLYPVDTPCGKCGAATYEFVGGAIEKLEEEITEWVPGAKIVRMDRDTTQNVGSIDKILDSFRDREHNILLGTQMVAKGHDFPGVRLVGVVGADSGLGMPDFRNTERLFQLLSQTAGRAGRVSGGGKVVIQTLNPSEPVMQFALHHDYAGFAAHEMDDRRDANYPPFCKLVEVSFGSRDENLLRAAVARVESLCRAEKSLMVLGPVDAFVSMVQNVHWVKLYIKAANLAAVRHLLHPVVNSPKPWAPGVDIKVEID
- a CDS encoding DUF349 domain-containing protein; the encoded protein is MSLLDAFKPKWQNSNPEKRLEAIEELDPREQSTLERIALSDEDSEVRTAAVKKLTLVESLHSISKNDAEAGIRRLAENRYLEEATKKLKNYREPSNDEVQVYINDLKDSRYAEDLVKAMPSSELRMQLVKSTGKANVLAVAANRDPKEEIAKTAVDRIDSESLLTDISKNSKHSSIRKIAAEKLRAMRDAADGGKKAAALLISKREALIQQAHHLAAQKDPLAVKTQFEDLMVEASVLGMGPAQATLDEVYASFQKFCNEADAARIAAQKAEAEKQAVKAHLAETLAELENILFEGKAQQQEDRVREIIAEWAEKKSIMDATDVKRFNQAFFKVQDVKKKEAPAEEDSEEAKPEEAARPELLERLQALADTDANETTSKHLHAIVREWEKLPLLEGEDPMLQNYNSLRNKLSEKISSFNDNAQKIFEEKSAKLKALIERVKGFDENEDFKELSLKLRNAYNEWKEIVGEQKFKFHDLWLEYKAATERFQEMRQWESWHNENDRATILEDMEALSREPGSQEVLNKLKELGNKWKNCGPTSATKFVEFREKFQTFFDKIRENCAPFIEEQLAERQKNLESKLALCQKVEELVANTEMFWKDKFKAMQEVQESWKSIGMVPKESLNALMERFKAATNAFYAQHKENQKQEDANREANYEKKVKLCEEAEALTNSTDWNATSNKLKQLQEAWKTSGPVPKSKSDEIWTRFRTACDAFFEKKRSHFVEMDAAKQENLAKKTSLCEKLEALDLNNITNEVVEVVKAIEAEWKTIGMVPKESMEAINDRFSETINQFLGRCADIDENLRKQLEAIKKQKQNMIEKVKQFAESAGSNQLADAVRDLQKDWRALGSCGVDDLLLYKNFREVCDDFFTRRRDQLDIQEQARQNNLQKKVLLCEQAEDLLTDLSEATVGGAMNKVKHLRRLWKEVGAVPREHSDKIWKRFNSACDQVFAFGRKDEPKADAPQA
- a CDS encoding FISUMP domain-containing protein, encoding MESSSSSILPYTPPSGPNYDTLDYNGQKYRTVKIGDQEWMAENMNAKVDGSACYRDSSKYCDMYGRLYSWDAAMKVCPEGWRLPDTTDWSILFESVGGKATAATHLKATSGWTSDGNGDDKFGFSAFAAGGSDTGSDVKYAGKEIDAAFWTSEVKNSYDAWSVGMYWDDSYPTIDGNLIASRRSVRCIKGEPSSSSSVKLSSSSAEPSSSYVPPSGISYGKMTDPSTFAFSYRTVEIGNRTWMAENMAKGGGILCPGGIHENCATYGHLYRWDDAKNLCPEGWSLPSKDEWEQLISSVGGGSAKQAGKALKTNSGWKNDGDGTDEYGFSALPAGYWSNYSGDGEYYGLEGAAHFWSQTEFGSDSAYGLKLEYTVDSASMSKYSVIGKNYYALSVRCILDENYFVDNRDGKTYRKVKIGDQTWMAQNLNYKTDDSYCYGENNAQTTNKYCETYGRLYKIRKTLEMAGGVCPGGWHVPSYDEWLTLFDAVEGKDSAAIHLKSKSDWKEDDYYYDDVDSRGTDDYGFSALPGGRRVAGGFDGREQNAWFLSSTTSKTSGCSGCTYIVNFVYSLPSAAFPDGVEEEAVSVRCLKDAE
- a CDS encoding glycosyltransferase family 2 protein, whose product is MLLSVIIPVFNEEEIVAETYRVLEEELKEYEHELIFVNDGSKDRTREIVEGLLPGNPNNKIINFSRNFGHQAAFSAGLDHATGDAVVIIDGDLQDPPSLIHEMMVKWREGYQVVYAQRNKRKGETIFKRFTAFCFYRLIGKLTSIDIPPDTGDYRLMDRCVVDQLKNLPERSRFLRGLVCWVGFKKIGVKYDRAERTAGTSKYPLKKMMRLAFDGITGFSSAPLKVSFYMGFFATLVGLGVLVWSILEKFLSPATTVPGWASLMTAIVFFAGVQLMSIGILGEYIGRIYDEVKQRPLYIEDKNK
- a CDS encoding iron-containing alcohol dehydrogenase, translating into MESFNFYSPTEFVFGKDRENEVGKYVKKFGGTRVLIHYGGKSALKSGLIDRVKASLDVEGIGHFELGGVQPNPKDTKIYEGIELVKKTGVDFILAVGGGSTIDSSKAIAVGSLYDGDFWDFYCRKAEIKRALPVGVVLTIAAAGSEGSGASVVTKVEGGLKRDIGTDLIRPRFAIENPALLCTLPAYQTACGITDIMAHIFERYFTNTPEVEVGDRLCEGLLLTMLKEGPRVIADPNNYEARANIMWAGTVAHNDIIGCGRSQDWNSHAIEHELSGMYDCAHGAGLAVIMPAWMEYVMHHNVMRFAQMATRVFGVEMDFENPEATAKEGICRFRKFLKSIGMPINFEELGAKEEDIPTLVDKLNPGDGWGFLPLKRADVTAIYKIAAHATTEGGAS